One window of Scheffersomyces stipitis CBS 6054 chromosome 1, whole genome shotgun sequence genomic DNA carries:
- the DNF2 gene encoding aminophospholipid translocase and ATPase (ATPase activity, coupled to transmembrane movement, phosphorylative mechanism, aminophospholipid translocase), protein MTQSSSSSAKEGSQIIGEKEPSSSSNNNVSKNSSLNKGSPPPTAQIRSCPRDLLSARPPSLRARFERFLYNRGLGDRPDYLQDIYNNIPRKVYVNYPLPDDMKDDHGHPIIDYPRNKIRTTKYTPLSFLPKNILFQFTNVANFYFLVLVILGAFQIFGVASPGLAAVPLIVIVSITALKDAFEDYRRGTSDSDLNNSPIHLLNNLDNPNVLRNYVGPWRRFKKACSRGTRKTFRGIKWAWIMTFSKREAKKEYIRQESQNQENALHRVSTIVSEYSYHSEVENTSTNRVRKSLASGRSAHAPSIAHANSLLNPVLQKANANNTTHANFKNRRWKDVGVGDIIRIRANEEVPADVVILSTSDAEGNCYIETKNLDGETNLKTKNCLHCGGAENLKHSDDLGDSKFWLECDPPNPSLYTFKGTIHYENYDENHVLVNIDETEAINNDQVLLRGCTLRNTKWVLGLVVYTGAESKIMLNSGITPTKKSRISRQLNLSVIINFALLFILCFISGLVNGLFYTKTEVSRLYFEMEPYGSTPAINGILAFFVTLIIYQALVPISLYISVEIIKTLQAFFIFSDVKMYYGKLDFPCIPKTWNISDDLGQIEYIFSDKTGTLTQNVMEFKKCTINGKSYGLAYTEAKQGLDKRNGVDIVVESDKWKRRIAKDKEAMIQNLEGFAGNDQLRENLVTFVSNDYVKDTMLVQDHNDQQKLANETFMLAIALCHTVVTEQDEEDPELRDFKAESPDEAALVAVARDLGIVFKERLRKSLILKIYGDSQEYQLMDIIPFTSARKRMSCIIKTPQGKLLLICKGADNVIFSRLDPNRNSDEVISKTALHLEDYAKEGLRTLCIAQKELDPKMYYDWSSRYKEAYASIDDSRDQIIEQLDEELEQNLTLLGGTAIEDRLQAGVPDSISILGQAGIKLWVLTGDRIETAINIGFSCNLLENQMKLLVVRPEENDLDNVEYVDSLITRHLQENFGMLAGNDTPQEVDRLIAEAKKDHSAPSPNYAVVIDGAALNSVFKDLSEHPSESVRKLKQKFLLLGKKCKSVICCRVSPSQKAEVVKMVKSELEVMTLAIGDGANDVAMIQASNVGVGIAGEEGRQAVMSSDYAIGQFRFLTRLLLVHGRWSYKRLAEMVPCFFYKNVVFTLTCFWFGIYNNFDGSYLYEYTFLMFYNLAFTSLPVICLAVLDQDVSDTVSLLVPQLYRSGILSLEWSQYKFAWYMFDGLYQSVVSFFFPYLLFYVSFQNPQGLTIDHRFWMGVVCVVISVTACNVYVLLQQYRWDWLTLLIDALSVLVVFFWTGVWSARVFAGEFYKAGSQVLGTLGCWCCMFIGVVVCLIPRFTYDFLKRNFTPRDIDIIRERARAGEYDDYPQGYDPTDLEDIERRRLITELMEKDPSLLEKLEEQNLVEHPEYVEEPSHNPITKTFGTIKRAATINRSRKNTINARSRRQTINDQFRKPIDINQLRQQMINSGEYHTSRNSLERINTTQELPGLTQAETLLSYHHRNSINFTR, encoded by the coding sequence ATGACTCAATCGTCCAGCTCGTCAGCTAAAGAAGGATCCCAGATAATAGGCGAAAAGGAGccgtcgtcttcttcaaacaacAATGTATCCAAAAATTCTAGCCTTAATAAGGGATCACCTCCTCCGACAGCTCAAATAAGGAGCTGTCCCCGCGATTTGCTCTCAGCTCGTCCTCCTTCGTTGAGAGCCAGATTCGAACGCTTCCTCTATAACAGAGGCTTGGGGGACCGTCCAGACTATCTTCAAGACATCTACAACAATATTCCAAGAAAGGTGTACGTCAACTACCCACTACCAGACGATATGAAAGACGACCATGGCCATCCCATAATAGACTACCCCCGTAACAAAATCAGAACCACCAAGTACACACCCTTATCTTTCTTGCCCAAGAACATCCTTTTCCAGTTTACAAATGTGGCCAACTTTTATTTCCTTGTTTTAGTGATCTTGGGGGCGTTTCAGATCTTTGGTGTGGCCTCTCCCGGTCTCGCTGCTGTACCCTTGATTGTCATTGTATCTATCACTGCTCTAAAGGATGCATTTGAAGACTACAGAAGAGGCACGAGTGACtcagacttgaacaattcacCTATTCACTTGCTCAACAATTTGGATAACCCCAACGTCTTGCGAAACTACGTAGGGCCCTGGAGACGATTCAAGAAGGCATGTTCCAGAGGAACGAGAAAGACCTTCAGAGGAATCAAGTGGGCATGGATTATGACGttttcaaaaagagaagcGAAGAAGGAGTATATCAGGCAAGAATCGcaaaaccaagaaaatGCTCTTCACAGAGTTTCTACCATTGTCTCTGAATACTCTTACCattcagaagtagaaaacaCCTCTACGAATAGAGTGCGCAAGTCTCTCGCATCAGGCCGATCTGCTCACGCACCCTCTATAGCCCATGCCAATTCCCTACTCAATCCTGTTCTTCAGAAGGCCAATGCCAACAATACAACCCACGCCAACTTTAAGAACAGAAGATGGAAGGATGTAGGTGTAGGGGACAtcatcagaatcagagCTAACGAAGAAGTACCTGCTGATGTGGTGATCTTGTCCACTTCCGATGCGGAAGGCAATTGTTACATTGAAACAAAAAACTTGGACGGtgaaaccaacttgaaaacaaagaatTGCTTACATTGTGGAGGTGCTGAGAATCTCAAGCATTCTGACGATTTGGGTGATTCAAAATTCTGGTTGGAATGCGATCCTCCAAATCCAAGCTTGTATACTTTCAAAGGTACCATTCACTATGAGAATTACGATGAGAACCATGTTTTGGTTAACATAGACGAGACGGAAGCTATCAACAATGACCAGGTCTTGCTTAGAGGCTGTACCTTGAGAAACACTAAGTGGGTTCTTGGTCTCGTAGTCTACACTGGTGCTGAATCCAAGATCATGTTGAACTCGGGTATAACACCTACCAAAAAGTCGCGTATTTCTCGTCAGTTAAACTTATCTGTTATTATCAACTTTGCCTTGTTGTTCATCTTATGTTTTATATCAGGTTTGGTTAACGGTTTGTTCTACACAAAGACCGAAGTTTCTCGTTTGTACTTTGAAATGGAACCATATGGTAGTACGCCAGCTATCAACGGTATTCTTGCCTTCTTCGTTACTTTGATTATCTACCAGGCTTTGGTGCCCATTTCCTTGTATATTTCGgttgaaatcatcaaaaCCTTGCAGGctttctttattttctCGGATGTTAAGATGTACTACGGCAAGTTAGATTTCCCTTGTATACCTAAGACTTGGAACATCTCCGATGATTTGGGTCAAATAGAATACATCTTCAGTGATAAGACTGGTACTTTGACCCAAAATGTTATGGAGTTCAAGAAGTGTACTATCAATGGTAAGTCTTATGGTTTAGCATATACTGAAGCTAAGCAAGGGTTAGACAAGAGAAACGGTGTTGACATTGTAGTTGAAAGCGATAAATGGAAGAGGCGTATAGCTAAGGACAAGGAAGCCATGATTCAGAACTTGGAGGGTTTCGCTGGCAACGATCAGTTGAGAGAGAATTTGGTGACTTTTGTATCTAATGACTATGTCAAAGATACGATGTTAGTTCAAGATCACAATGATCAACAAAAGTTGGCTAACGAAACGTTTATGTTGGCAATCGCACTTTGTCATACTGTTGTAACTgaacaagatgaagaagaccCCGAATTAAGAGACTTCAAGGCCGAGTCGCCCGATGAAGCTGCCTTGGTCGCTGTAGCTCGTGATTTGGGGATTGTGTTCAAGGAAAGATTGAGAAAGTCTTTGATTCTCAAGATATACGGTGATTCCCAGGAATATCAATTGATGGATATCATTCCCTTTACATCtgcaagaaaaagaatgtCCTGCATCATCAAAACTCCACAGGGTAAGCTTCTTTTGATTTGTAAGGGTGCTGACAATGTCATCTTCCTGAGATTGGACCCAAATAGAAACTCGGATGAAGTGATTTCTAAGACGGCTTTGCATTTGGAAGATTACGCCAAAGAGGGTTTGAGAACTTTGTGTATTGCACAAAAGGAATTGGATCCTAAGATGTACTACGATTGGTCAAGTCGTTATAAGGAAGCCTACGCTTCTATTGATGATAGCCGTGATCAGATTATCGAGCAATTGGATGAAGAGTTAGAACAAAACCTTACCTTATTAGGTGGTACTGCTATTGAAGACAGATTGCAAGCAGGTGTACCAGATTCGATTTCGATCTTGGGACAAGCCGGTATCAAGTTGTGGGTTTTGACTGGtgacagaattgaaactgCCATCAACATTGGTTTCTCGTGTAATTTGTTGGAGAACCAGATGAAACTTCTAGTTGTAAgaccagaagaaaatgatttGGACAATGTTGAATACGTAGATTCCTTGATAACCAGACATTTACAGGAGAATTTTGGTATGCTTGCGGGTAATGACACGCCACAAGAAGTAGATCGTTTGATTGCCGAAGCTAAGAAGGACCATTCTGCACCTTCACCTAACTATGCTGTTGTCATTGATGGTGCTGCCTTGAACTCTGTGTTCAAAGACTTGTCAGAACATCCCAGTGAATCTGTCAggaagttgaagcagaagttCTTGTTATTGGGAAAGAAGTGTAAGTCTGTAATTTGTTGTCGTGTTTCTCCATCACAGAAGGCTGAAGTCGTCAAAATGGTGAAGTCCGAATTGGAAGTTATGACTTTGGCTATTGGTGATGGTGCCAACGATGTAGCCATGATCCAGGCTTCTAATGTAGGCGTGGGTATTGCGGGTGAAGAAGGTAGACAAGCAGTTATGTCCTCGGACTATGCCATTGGTCAGTTTAGATTCTTGACAAGATTGTTACTTGTTCACGGTAGATGGTCATACAAGAGATTGGCTGAAATGGTACcctgtttcttctacaagaacGTGGTTTTCACATTGACATGTTTCTGGTTTGGTATCTATAACAACTTTGATGGTTCGTACCTTTACGAGTACACATTCTTGATGTTCTACAACTTGGCATTTACTTCCTTACCAGTTATCTGTTTGGCTGTTTTAGATCAAGATGTCTCTGACACTGTTTCCTTGTTGGTTCCACAGTTGTACAGAAGTGGTATCTTGAGTTTAGAATGGTCGCAGTATAAGTTTGCCTGGTACATGTTTGACGGCCTCTATCAGTCTGTTgtgtctttcttcttcccCTACTTGTTGTTCTACGTAAGTTTCCAGAATCCCCAAGGCTTAACTATTGATCACAGATTTTGGATGGGTGTAGTCTGTGTCGTCATTTCTGTCACCGCCTGTAACGTATATGTGTTGTTGCAACAGTATAGATGGGATTGGTTGACGTTGTTGATCGATGCTTTATCTGTTTTGGTTGTGTTCTTCTGGACTGGTGTCTGGAGTGCTCGTGTATTTGCTGGTGAATTCTACAAGGCCGGTTCTCAAGTGCTTGGAACATTAggttgttggtgttgtaTGTTCATTGGTGTAGTCGTTTGTCTTATTCCAAGATTCACCTACGAttttttgaagagaaaCTTTACACCAAGAGACATCGATATCATCAGAGAAAGAGCTCGTGCCGGAGAATACGACGATTATCCTCAAGGTTACGATCCAACTGACCTTGAAGATATCGAGAGACGCAGATTGATCACCGAGCTTATGGAAAAGGACCCATCGcttttggagaagttggaagaacaaaatCTCGTAGAACATCCCGAGTACGTGGAAGAGCCATCACATAACCCAATCACGAAGACATTCGGTACCATCAAGAGAGCAGCCACCATCAACAGATCTAGAAAAAACACTATCAATgcaagaagcagaagacAGACGATCAACGATCAGTTCAGAAAACCTATCGATATCAACCAATTGAGGCAACAGATGATCAACAGTGGTGAATATCACACATCTAGAAACTCTTTGGAAAGAATCAACACCACTCAAGAACTTCCTGGTTTGACCCAGGCAGAGACTTTATTGTCCTATCACCACAGAAATAGCATAAATTTTACACGCTAA
- the EGD2 gene encoding GAL4 enhancer protein (GAL4 enhancer protein homolog of human alpha NAC subunit of the nascent-polypeptide-associated complex alpha subunit EGD2 (NAC-alpha) (Alpha-NAC) (GAL4 DNA-binding enhancer protein 2) with sequence similarity to human alpha NAC subunit of the nascent-polypeptide-associated complex), producing MSIEEIPQGADVNVIPKNEKKARELIKKLNLKQIKGITRVTFKQRGNLIYAIDAPDVYRSAAGTYVVFGEAKVDDMNQRIADAQAAQAAETDAHAGHTHSHGEEDKSPEAITADLEKASLTEKIEEEEEEGEVDESGLDAKDIDIIVEQTQVSRAKAVKALRKHDGDMVNAIMELS from the coding sequence ATGTCTATCGAAGAAATCCCACAAGGCGCTGACGTCAATGTCATCCCAAAGAACGAAAAGAAGGCCAGagaattgatcaagaagttgaacttgaagcaAATCAAGGGTATCACCAGAGTCACCTTCAAGCAAAGAGGTAACTTGATCTACGCTATCGACGCTCCAGATGTGTACAGATCTGCTGCCGGTACCTATGTTGTTTTCGGTGAAGCTAAGGTTGACGACATGAACCAGAGAATCGCTGATGCCCAAGCTGCCCAAGCTGCTGAGACTGATGCTCATGCTGGCCACACCCACTCTCACggtgaagaagacaagtCTCCAGAAGCCATCACTGctgacttggaaaaggcTTCTTTGActgaaaagattgaagaagaagaggaagaaggtgaagttGACGAGTCTGGATTGGATGCCAAGGACATTGACATCATTGTCGAACAAACCCAAGTTTCCAGAGCCAAGGCTGTCAAGGCTTTGAGAAAGCACGACGGTGACATGGTCAACGCTATCATGGAATTGTCTTAG
- a CDS encoding predicted protein, translating to MGVFGFFRRGFDPDSFEKELTSVTESISSTNQQISRLRLRSRSIRRSLAIYSLIVYVGIISYDYTSLPSQVVGPDKLSAAFALVRVVRILFDFLIRSRENKLKWLKKKHKEKIEELKKITNFTTTEKLLNKYGDTPKKPSITPNNTNKNITAKPKQLPATANVAKPPAGQLSQQELNKLNLNITPRDVVAPTHTPQFQQNKQPQHPQQQKSVAPIRRSIQDRLLDMLIGSENNESVESRYALICYNCFTHNGLAPPGTSDPATVVYICMKCGVMNGELNEEKSIQEDHVDTASVSPVDKTSQLIDNEAKSSSKDKLEQVQAEVEERKEEVQQEQKQEEKQSEEVQQEQKQEEEQPEDKEVVKQVQQHEEQEKQVSESESKSDS from the exons ATGGGTGTGTTCggtttcttcagaagaggATTCGACCCCGATTCCTTTGAGAAGGAGTTGACGTCGGTGACAGAATCGATTTCGAGTACCAACCAGCAGATTTCGCGATTGAGATTAAGGTCCAGGTCTATCCGTAGATCGTTAGCAATATATCTGCTAATCGTCTATGTTGGCATCATTTCGTACGATTACACTTCATTGCCGTCGCAGGTCGTTGGACCGGACAAATTGC TGGCGGCGTTCGCTTTGGTCAGAGTAGTTCGTATCTTATTTGATTTTCTCATCAGAAGTCGAGAAAACAAATTGAAgtggttgaagaagaagcacaAGGAGAAAATcgaggaattgaagaaaatcaccaACTTCACCACAACTGAAAAACTCTTGAATAAGTACGGAGACACCCCTAAAAAGCCCTCAATTACTCCGAACAACACCAATAAGAACATTACTGCCAAGCCCAAACAGCTTCCAGCAACTGCAAACGTCGCCAAACCACCGGCAGGCCAATTGagtcaacaagaattgaacaaattgaatctCAACATCACTCCTCGGGATGTTGTAGCACCAACACACACAcctcaatttcaacaaaacAAGCAGCCGCAGCAtccacaacaacagaaatCGGTGGCTCCTATTCGTAGATCGATTCAGGATCGCCTTTTAGATATGTTAATCGGCTCTGAGAACAACGAATCTGTGGAGTCTCGATATGCTCTCATCTGCTACAATTGTTTTACCCATAACGGTCTTGCCCCACCAGGTACTAGCGATCCTGCCACTGTGGTGTATATCTGTATGAAATGTGGAGTCATGAATGGCGAACtaaatgaagaaaagctGATACAAGAGGACCATGTTGATACGGCTCTGGTTAGTCCGGTTGACAAGACTCTGCAATTGATAGATAACGAAGCAAAGTCGAGTCTGAAAGACAAGTTAGAACAAGTACAAGCAGAAGTTGAGGAGCGtaaggaagaagttcaacaggaacagaagcaagaagaaaaacaatctgaagaagttcaacaagagcaaaagcaagaagaagagcaaccggaagacaaagaagtagTTAAACAAGTGCAACAGCacgaagaacaagaaaaacaggtatcagaatcagagtcAAAGTCAGACTCTTAG
- a CDS encoding predicted protein has translation MTYTIGDRRITLDENLSETDKSLILAHSKLFKYCLNNATSKFLLNVKKIVHLYTDIVTIYSTLLGKIPNYDDITRMTRNVRTNLSSLENELNNIFGTYISEGSHTKKANWEDKNYEHNVKRMSLMILDSAIESFEMIISNFNCIELFFNSFDNLKKLLIPFLFKQTKSILKSLHKAHYLYKLTTIADDIVSIMEITPPITKQLKKIEKITSGIERESIILETAFLTFDPSLQQYTSILLGRAILKRTIDERDCQIIKRREVCYQAAEHVVSIPLTEEQTSTLSMVQLMKYFSYLVLFLVGLFSLMLYRLLKVLVGRMT, from the coding sequence ATGACCTACACCATCGGTGACAGACGGATAACACTAGACGAAAACTTGCTGGAAACAGACAAGCTGCTCATTCTCGCACACTccaaattgttcaagtactGTTTGAACAATGCTACGTCCAAGTTCTTGCTCAATGTGAAAAAGATAGTCCATCTTTACACGGATATAGTGACGATATACCTGACGCTTTTGGGCAAAATACCCAACTACGACGACATAACCAGGATGACTCGTAATGTGCGAACCAATCTTTCATCGTTGGAGAATGAACTCAACAACATCTTTGGCACTTACATCTCGGAAGGGTCGCACACTAAGAAAGCCAACTGGGAAGACAAAAACTACGAACATAATGTCAAACGCATGAGCCTCATGATATTGGACCTGGCAATCGAGTCGTTCGAGATGATCAtcagcaacttcaactGCATCGagcttttcttcaacagcttcgacaacttgaagaagctcttgATTCCGTTTCTCTTCAAACAGACCAAATCCATCTTGAAATCACTCCACAAAGCCCACTACTTGTACAAATTAACTACTATTGCCGACGACATCGTCTCCATCATGGAGATCACGCCTCCTATTACCAAGCAACTCAAGAAGATCGAAAAGATAACCAGTGGTATTGAACGTGAATCCATAATATTAGAAACAGCATTCCTTACTTTCGACCCATCGCTACAGCAGTACACGAGCATTTTGCTAGGAAGGGCCATATTGAAACGGACTATCGACGAACGCGACTGCCAGATCATtaagagaagagaagtaTGCTACCAGGCAGCAGAACATGTTGTCAGTATACCTTTGACGGAGGAGCAAACCAGTACGTTGCTGATGGTGCAGTTGATGAAATACTTTTCTTATTTAGTGCTATTTCTAGTGGGGTTGTTTAGCTTGATGCTCTATCGATTGCTTAAGGTGTTAGTAGGAAGGATGACTTAG
- a CDS encoding transcription factor — translation MTSTQIYSATYSNVPVFEYVTSEGPIMRRKSDSWINATHILKIAKFPKAKRTRILEKDVQTGVHEKVQGGYGKYQGTYVPLELGRDIAKNFGVFDILKPIFDFKYIEGKSETPPPAPKHNHASALNIAKRSAVPQQAKKSRTASATLTGEPPKKRGRPKRVPMTAAEPVLKHSDTTPINGPMNSINGPLEGSFTHPALSRHDTEQDALQVMAGNMNIKNEDLELVDSDDDDDVVKKRRNGVNVALSLDSQVGDDLLGSKELFGASRGSFERVIHNHNSNNNGHLQSHDPYSFSQYHQPSVSSQNETDVVYSDYFSSLLTYFLDDSKIRSNNIPEKLLNPPQPISKIQINQPIDNEGNTIFHWACSMANISSIEFLLVTFQISPDIRNNKGETPLMFLVKFVNSFQLRNFPSILQMLLESILLVDKSGKTVLHHIALIDSEKKFRFARYYMETLFDKIIESLEDEEDFAKDPDNKKDLIAKFINHQDSDGNTAFHICSHNLNKRCIKVFISYHKYIDFGLRNLVGYTVEDYLASHNYVLRLDQTGEEGEQEETEDLLYSQEAVSTQSFESQLYYSKVAVNLQNTTSNLITERLTELAYTIDKELSEKDETILTFFKILKSINTEKLVSQKAILSFFKLEYLIEDLERVNKETNPQELSLDFKRDQIIQDEIHRLINDLTYQFLQKKEDLYQLHQKYILVNEKVQLTEEIIKCKKLSQQLYKQQMVVPIPQTSIDKENNSTPTGSSSNSIVAKYPHDNLLSKYCHLIAQCCGMDFDDVEGSIDEIEQSLLKSNVK, via the exons ATGACGAGCACCCAGATCTACTCGGCGACGTATTCCAACGTTCCGGTGTTCGAGTATGTCACATCTGAGGGTCCCATAATGCGCCGCAAACTGGACTCGTGGATCAATGCCACAcacatcttgaagatagCCAAGTTCCCCAAGGCTAAGAGAACAAGGATATTGGAGAAGGATGTACAGACGGGAGTACACGAAAAAGTCCAGGGAGGTTACGGAAAGTATCAAGGAACATATGTACCGCTTGAGTTGGGCAGGGATATTGCCAAGAACTTCGGTGTTTTTGATATCTTAAAACCGatctttgacttcaagtATATTGAAGGCAAGTCCGAAACTCCTCCTCCAGCTCCGAAACACAATCATGCTTCGGCTCTTAACATTGCCAAACGGTCCGCTGTACCGCAACAGGCGAAAAAATCAAGGACGGCCCTGGCGACGTTGACTGGAGAGCCACCCAAGAAAAGAGGTAGACCTAAGAGAGTTCCCATGACAGCAGCCGAACCGGTATTAAAACATTCAGATACAACTCCAATAAACGGACCCATGAACAGTATCAACGGCCCGCTAGAAGGATCGTTTACACACCCTGCGTTATCACGACATGATACAGAACAGGATGCGCTACAGGTAATGGCTGGTAACATGaatatcaagaacgagGACTTGGAGCTTGTGGACagtgatgatgacgacgatgtGGTAAAGAAACGTAGAAATGGCGTTAATGTTGCATTGAGCCTAGATTCACAAGTCGGTGACGACTTATTGGGTTCCAAGGAGTTGTTTGGAGCTTCTAGAGGCTCCTTTGAGAGAGTAATTCATAACCATAACTCCAACAATAATGGACATTTGCAGTCACATGACCCCTACAGTTTTCTGCAATATCACCAGCCGAGTGTTAGCAGCCAAAATGAGACGGATGTTGTTTATTCGGACTACTTCTCGTCGCTTTTGACGTACTTCCTCGACGATTCTAAAATACGAAGTAACAATATCCCCGAAAAGCTTTTGAATCCACCTCAGCCTATCCTGAAAATCCAGATAAATCAGCCAATTGATAACGAGGGCAACACAATTTTCCATTGGGCATGTTCAATGGCCAACATCTCGCTGATAGAGTTCTTGCTCGTGACTTTCCAGATCAGTCCAGATATCAGAAACAACAAAGGAGAGACACCCTTGATGTTTCTCGTTAAGTTTGTCAACTCTTTCCAGTTGAGGAACTTCCCCTCAATCCTACAGATGTTGCTAGAGTCGATTCTTTTAGTGGATAAATCCGGAAAAACGGTGTTGCACCATATAGCATTGATTGACAGcgagaagaagttcagaTTCGCCAGGTACTACATGGAGACTTTATTTGACAAGATCATCGAGTCgcttgaagatgaagaagactttgcCAAAGACCCAGACAACAAAAAGGACTTGATAGCTAAGTTCATCAACCACCAGGACTCTGACGGGAACACTGCGTTCCATATTTGTTCacacaacttgaacaagagaTGTATCAAGGTGTTCATCAGCTATCACAAGTACATAGATTTCGGGCTCAGAAATCTTGTAGGGTATACGGTAGAGGATTACTTAGCATCACACAACTATGTATTGAGGCTAGACCAGACCGGCGAAGAAGGAGAACAGGAGGAAACAGAAGACTTGTTATATTCACAAGAGGCTGTCAGCACACAAAGCTTTGAGAGTCAGCTTTACTACTCGAAGGTAGCTGTTAATTTACAGAATACAACGTCAAACTTAATCACAGAGAGGTTGACTGAATTAGCATATACAATCGACAAGGAATTGAGCGAAAAGGACGAGACAATTCTCACttttttcaagatcttgaagtcgaTCAATACCGAAAAATTGGTGAGTCAAAAAGCAATATTGTCATTTTTCAAGCTTGAGTACTTgattgaagatttggagAGAGTGAACAAAGAAACGAACCCGCAGGAATTGTCACTTGATTTCAAACGTGATCAGATCATCCAGGATGAAATACACAGGTTAATTAACGATTTGACGTACCAGTTcctacagaagaaagaagatctttACCAGCTCCACCAGAAATACATACTTGTCAACGAGAAAGTTC AGTTGACAGAAGAGATTATCAAGTGTAAGAAGTTGTCGCAACAGCTATACAAGCAGCAAATGGTAGTGCCTATTCCACAGACCAGCATagataaagaaaacaaTTCCACGCCTACAGGTAGCAGCTCCAATCTGATTGTGGCCAAGTATCCTCATGACAATCTATTAAGCAAATACTGCCATTTGATAGCACAGTGCTGTGGGATGGATTTTGACGACGTTGAAGGATCGATTGACGAGATCGAGCAATCGTTGCTCAAGTCCAATGTCAAGTAA